The following coding sequences are from one Streptomyces dengpaensis window:
- a CDS encoding SpoIIE family protein phosphatase, with amino-acid sequence MDLSPDQEARRIAAVRRYDILDTPPDGAFDRIAALAARLFDAPAATVTIVDTDRVWFKAAYGLAGVTQIGRDPGLCTSTILTGGPLVVPDTLDDPVARAHSLVTGPARVRFYAAAPITTSDGHRLGTVDVLDTRPRRITTDQATALTDLAALVMDELELRLSALRMLRVERELVEVEHAARERAERDRSEIAAYASTLQRTLLPPALPEVPGLEAACHYTTASVHDVGGDFYDVFPLGAGRWAFFLGDVSGRGAPAAALTSLIRYTLRTSALLEPDPCAVLRKLNTALLSASSDGSGFYDVFPLGAGRWAFFLGDVSGRGAPADALTSLIRYTLRTSALLEPDPCAVLRKLNTALLSASSDGSGFCTLVFGRCGGPWSKPEASSRHWSPKSRPTRTGVGDEIATHLTNTPTEQRCVPRESWQAPDTAAQTERRCRGLRPAPGELGCVEPHGH; translated from the coding sequence GTGGATCTGTCTCCGGATCAGGAGGCGCGGCGGATCGCCGCGGTGCGTCGTTACGACATCCTGGACACTCCGCCCGACGGTGCCTTCGACCGGATCGCCGCGCTGGCCGCCCGCCTGTTCGACGCGCCAGCCGCGACGGTGACGATCGTGGATACCGACCGGGTCTGGTTCAAGGCCGCGTACGGTCTGGCGGGGGTCACGCAGATCGGCCGGGACCCGGGGCTGTGCACCTCGACGATTCTCACCGGCGGCCCTCTGGTCGTCCCCGACACTCTCGACGACCCGGTCGCCCGCGCCCACTCCCTGGTGACCGGTCCGGCTCGGGTGCGCTTCTACGCCGCCGCCCCGATCACCACCAGCGACGGTCACCGCCTGGGCACCGTGGACGTCCTGGACACCAGGCCGCGCCGTATCACGACGGACCAGGCCACCGCCCTGACCGACCTGGCCGCGCTCGTGATGGACGAACTCGAACTGCGGCTGTCCGCGCTGCGCATGCTCCGTGTCGAACGGGAACTGGTGGAGGTCGAGCACGCGGCACGGGAGCGCGCCGAGCGGGACCGGTCGGAGATCGCCGCGTACGCCTCCACCCTGCAGCGCACCCTGCTGCCTCCGGCACTGCCGGAAGTGCCCGGCCTGGAGGCCGCCTGCCACTACACCACCGCCTCGGTCCACGACGTCGGCGGCGACTTCTACGACGTCTTCCCGCTCGGCGCCGGGCGCTGGGCGTTCTTCCTCGGTGACGTCAGCGGCCGGGGCGCACCCGCCGCCGCGCTCACCTCGCTGATCCGCTACACCCTGCGTACCAGCGCCCTGTTGGAACCGGACCCGTGTGCGGTACTGCGGAAGCTCAACACCGCTCTGCTGTCGGCATCGTCCGACGGCAGCGGCTTCTACGACGTCTTCCCGCTCGGCGCCGGGCGCTGGGCGTTCTTCCTCGGTGACGTCAGCGGCCGGGGCGCACCCGCCGACGCGCTCACCTCGCTGATCCGCTACACCCTGCGTACCAGCGCCCTGTTGGAACCGGACCCGTGTGCGGTACTGCGGAAGCTCAACACCGCTCTGCTGTCGGCATCGTCCGACGGCAGCGGCTTCTGCACCCTGGTCTTCGGCAGATGCGGGGGGCCATGGTCGAAGCCCGAAGCCTCTTCGAGGCACTGGTCACCGAAGAGCCGACCGACCCGGACCGGCGTCGGCGACGAAATCGCCACCCACCTCACGAACACCCCGACGGAACAGCGGTGCGTTCCCCGCGAGAGTTGGCAGGCCCCGGACACCGCAGCGCAGACCGAGAGGCGCTGTCGCGGGTTGCGCCCAGCGCCTGGGGAGCTGGGGTGTGTCGAGCCGCACGGGCACTGA
- a CDS encoding DUF5994 family protein, protein MLPATHPVRLLADTSSEPVLPGTAVLRLETTAKRTGTFDGAWWPRTRDLKSQLSGLLTALTARLGPIARVGLDASDWDETPGHLFVDGHLVRIDWSAVGDNTMIVTRGDQDHFLFLVIPPETGIGPAHAAMVRAVQDDNADSAERILASTGIPRANRSDVPQSSPG, encoded by the coding sequence ATGCTCCCCGCCACGCACCCCGTCAGGCTTCTGGCAGACACCAGCAGTGAGCCGGTGCTTCCCGGCACCGCGGTCCTGCGGCTGGAGACGACAGCCAAGCGCACGGGGACGTTCGACGGAGCGTGGTGGCCGCGGACGCGCGACCTCAAGAGCCAGCTGTCGGGTCTACTCACCGCGCTGACGGCTCGCCTGGGCCCCATCGCCCGCGTGGGCCTCGACGCGAGCGACTGGGACGAGACCCCGGGCCATCTGTTCGTCGACGGGCACCTGGTCCGCATCGACTGGTCCGCCGTGGGCGACAACACCATGATCGTCACCCGTGGCGACCAGGACCACTTCCTGTTCCTCGTGATCCCGCCGGAGACCGGTATCGGCCCCGCGCACGCCGCGATGGTCAGGGCCGTACAGGACGACAACGCCGACTCGGCCGAGCGGATTCTGGCCTCCACCGGCATCCCCCGGGCCAACCGGAGCGACGTACCGCAGAGTTCGCCCGGCTGA
- a CDS encoding three-helix bundle dimerization domain-containing protein has product MGANTVEAALPDTLQKLTDHLTASYANLLTAAVVREVVQDCYQPLSNARIANYVPILVEHNSRTKLRQLVRRPDPTAPLREESDGTRGHSVTTALRRLRIALTRSA; this is encoded by the coding sequence ATGGGCGCGAACACGGTCGAGGCTGCGTTGCCCGACACCCTTCAGAAGCTCACAGACCACCTGACGGCCTCCTACGCCAACCTGCTGACGGCCGCGGTCGTGCGGGAGGTGGTGCAGGACTGCTACCAGCCGCTCAGTAACGCTCGAATCGCCAACTACGTGCCGATCCTCGTCGAGCACAACAGCCGCACCAAGCTACGGCAACTCGTCCGACGCCCCGATCCCACGGCTCCCCTGCGCGAGGAGTCCGACGGGACACGAGGCCACTCCGTCACCACGGCTCTGCGAAGGCTTCGAATCGCCCTGACCCGCTCGGCATAG
- a CDS encoding DUF5994 family protein — MTATVSYAPALEDRPSSPSLRMSPVLTGSAPAPVDGAWWPRSRDPGAELLSLTAIPVSAAWLMSTASDPLRTSTTGQLMEEAARLRTVAATDRAVEAVWDAESGHEASGPTSRPRIPAVTAPVFGIPTVALPTPNPAKGV, encoded by the coding sequence ATGACTGCGACCGTTTCTTACGCGCCGGCACTCGAAGACCGGCCCTCCTCTCCATCTCTCCGCATGTCGCCCGTTCTCACCGGTTCGGCACCGGCTCCGGTGGATGGCGCCTGGTGGCCCCGCTCCCGTGATCCGGGGGCGGAACTTCTCTCATTGACTGCGATTCCCGTCTCGGCCGCCTGGCTGATGTCGACCGCGAGCGACCCACTGCGAACGTCGACCACGGGCCAGTTGATGGAGGAGGCCGCGCGTCTGCGCACCGTGGCGGCGACCGACCGGGCCGTGGAGGCCGTCTGGGACGCCGAAAGCGGCCATGAAGCCAGCGGTCCGACCTCACGTCCACGGATCCCGGCAGTCACTGCTCCGGTATTCGGTATCCCGACAGTCGCTCTGCCGACGCCGAATCCGGCAAAGGGGGTGTGA
- a CDS encoding fatty acid desaturase family protein, which translates to MSTTAVLSNATGKPTEELGEELDRIRAEVVAARGTDDARYIRTVIAVQRGLDTGGRAALALSLFPPAWIAGTAMLTTAKILENMELGHNILHGQWDWMGDPAIHSTTWEWDFLTPADAWKHTHNHLHHTYTNVVGLDRDLGYTILRMSPEQRWHPVHLLQPLYNALLAPVFEWGIALYDLEADAVPCGRKSVRALLGDLAGLARKAVRQAAKDYVLFPLLAGPSALPCLLGNVTANGLRNIWAHTVIFCGHFPGAVQTFSYEEAQLDGETRGQWYLRQIQGSANIEGGPLLHVLTGNLSHQIEHHVFPDLPSNRYAELAPRVREICARHGITYVSGPLWRQYASMWGRVLRHSVPHRY; encoded by the coding sequence ATGTCCACAACTGCCGTACTCAGCAACGCAACCGGGAAACCGACAGAGGAACTGGGCGAGGAGCTCGACCGGATCCGCGCCGAGGTCGTCGCCGCGCGCGGCACGGACGACGCCCGCTACATCCGTACGGTGATCGCCGTCCAGCGCGGCCTGGACACCGGCGGCCGCGCCGCCCTCGCCCTATCCCTGTTCCCGCCCGCCTGGATCGCGGGCACGGCGATGCTCACCACCGCCAAGATCCTGGAGAACATGGAACTGGGCCACAACATCCTGCACGGCCAGTGGGACTGGATGGGCGACCCGGCGATCCACTCCACCACCTGGGAATGGGACTTCCTCACCCCCGCCGACGCCTGGAAGCACACCCACAACCACCTGCACCACACCTACACCAACGTCGTCGGCCTCGACCGGGATCTCGGCTACACGATCCTGCGCATGAGCCCGGAGCAGCGCTGGCATCCGGTCCACCTCCTCCAGCCGCTGTACAACGCGCTGCTCGCCCCCGTCTTCGAATGGGGTATCGCCCTTTACGACCTGGAGGCGGACGCCGTGCCGTGCGGCCGCAAGAGCGTGCGGGCCCTCCTCGGCGACCTGGCCGGCCTGGCCCGCAAGGCCGTGCGCCAGGCGGCCAAGGACTACGTCCTCTTCCCCCTGCTCGCGGGCCCGTCCGCGCTGCCCTGTCTGCTGGGCAACGTCACCGCGAACGGGCTCCGCAACATCTGGGCGCACACCGTGATCTTCTGCGGCCACTTCCCGGGCGCCGTCCAGACCTTCTCGTACGAGGAGGCGCAGCTAGACGGTGAGACCCGAGGCCAGTGGTACCTGCGCCAGATCCAGGGCTCGGCGAACATCGAAGGCGGTCCCCTCCTCCACGTCCTCACCGGCAACCTGAGCCACCAGATCGAACACCACGTCTTCCCCGACCTGCCCAGCAACCGCTACGCCGAACTCGCGCCACGGGTGCGCGAGATCTGCGCCCGGCACGGGATCACGTACGTGAGCGGGCCGCTGTGGCGCCAGTACGCGTCCATGTGGGGCCGCGTCCTGCGTCACTCGGTGCCGCACCGGTACTAG
- a CDS encoding SigB/SigF/SigG family RNA polymerase sigma factor, with translation MPAERTKGPRSAHRYDDAPDTNAAFRRIAALPDGPERSALRQEVVCAWMPMAVRLARRFRHRGETFEDLKQVAQLGLVKAVSRFDPSLGTAFPSFAIPTILGEVKRHFRDELWVVHVPRRVQELRGQVRSADHELSTSLGGSIPAVHEIAAHTGLTEADVLLGQGALESFTALSLDAVPGGSADSHPLADTLGGMEPGFDRVVNRETLRPLLRALPERERQILYMRFFCDMTQARIGLQLGVSQMYVSRLITRTCARLHDQVMADPRVPRRTA, from the coding sequence ATGCCGGCCGAACGCACGAAAGGCCCACGAAGCGCGCACCGCTACGACGACGCGCCGGACACCAATGCCGCGTTCCGCCGTATCGCCGCTCTGCCGGACGGTCCGGAGAGGTCCGCGCTGCGCCAGGAGGTGGTGTGCGCCTGGATGCCGATGGCGGTACGGCTGGCCCGGCGCTTCCGCCATCGCGGTGAGACCTTCGAAGACCTCAAGCAGGTCGCCCAACTGGGCCTGGTCAAGGCGGTGTCCCGCTTCGACCCGAGTCTCGGCACCGCCTTCCCGAGCTTTGCCATACCGACGATCCTCGGCGAGGTGAAGCGGCACTTCCGTGACGAACTCTGGGTCGTGCACGTGCCGCGGCGCGTACAGGAGCTGCGTGGCCAGGTCCGCTCCGCCGACCATGAGCTGAGCACTTCGCTGGGCGGATCGATACCCGCCGTCCACGAGATCGCCGCACACACCGGACTGACCGAGGCGGACGTATTGCTGGGCCAGGGGGCGCTGGAGAGCTTCACCGCCCTGTCCCTGGACGCCGTGCCCGGCGGCTCCGCGGACAGTCACCCGCTGGCCGACACCCTCGGTGGCATGGAGCCCGGCTTCGACCGGGTCGTCAACCGTGAGACCCTACGACCTCTGCTGCGGGCCCTGCCCGAACGCGAACGCCAGATCCTGTACATGAGGTTCTTCTGCGACATGACGCAGGCCCGCATCGGTCTGCAGCTCGGTGTCTCTCAGATGTACGTCTCCCGTCTGATCACCCGCACCTGTGCACGCCTGCACGACCAGGTGATGGCCGACCCACGCGTTCCGAGGAGGACCGCGTGA
- a CDS encoding DUF5994 family protein, translated as MGLLGRALFRAEQNPHKLLLLSYTVGRWDLLVIPPETSAATAARLMTTATDPSWSLTASGLIQEAESFRTAAEADWDSAREGVWDSEGGHDARPAASRSPASVGLDRVLIPAEGR; from the coding sequence GTGGGACTGCTCGGGCGTGCGCTGTTCAGGGCCGAGCAGAACCCGCACAAACTGCTCCTGCTCTCCTACACCGTCGGCCGCTGGGACCTGCTGGTGATCCCGCCCGAGACCAGTGCCGCCACAGCCGCCCGCCTGATGACCACAGCCACGGATCCCTCGTGGAGTCTCACCGCGAGCGGCCTGATCCAGGAGGCGGAGTCCTTCCGGACCGCGGCCGAGGCCGACTGGGACTCGGCCCGGGAGGGCGTCTGGGACTCCGAAGGCGGGCACGACGCCCGTCCTGCGGCCTCTCGCAGCCCCGCGTCGGTCGGCCTCGACCGCGTGCTGATTCCGGCGGAAGGAAGGTGA
- a CDS encoding restriction endonuclease translates to MVSRRPPVRRTRNSPKRASTPTKPRGPQPLVLTIAAAAGVGFCGAVGQWLLGSWWLLAVLAVVVGAAGGFWLTQWAVGARWERVHVRRLRYRLPQLDGLHHEDFEFAVRDLMRRDGCADAVQVGGAGDNGADVTATDPLGRRWVIQCKHRQDGASGSPVGTPDLHVLNGTGRQLHGGDVVVLVTNGRFTSGCAPLAKSQKLHLVDRGTLAEWAGGSRPLWELLQRLPLPGKRSALS, encoded by the coding sequence GTGGTGAGCCGCCGGCCGCCGGTGAGGCGGACTCGTAACTCTCCGAAGCGTGCCTCGACCCCGACGAAGCCCAGAGGCCCCCAGCCGTTGGTGCTGACCATAGCTGCAGCCGCGGGTGTCGGGTTCTGCGGCGCCGTGGGGCAGTGGCTGCTGGGCAGCTGGTGGCTGCTTGCCGTGCTCGCCGTCGTCGTGGGTGCGGCCGGCGGTTTCTGGCTCACGCAGTGGGCGGTGGGTGCTCGCTGGGAGCGGGTGCATGTGCGGAGGCTGCGCTACAGGCTCCCCCAGCTCGACGGGCTCCACCACGAGGACTTCGAGTTCGCGGTACGGGACCTGATGCGCCGTGACGGCTGTGCGGATGCCGTACAGGTGGGCGGGGCCGGGGACAACGGCGCGGATGTGACAGCGACCGATCCGCTCGGCAGGCGCTGGGTGATCCAGTGCAAGCACCGGCAGGACGGGGCCTCGGGATCGCCGGTGGGTACCCCGGATCTGCATGTGCTCAACGGCACCGGCCGGCAGCTGCACGGCGGGGACGTGGTGGTTCTGGTGACGAACGGACGCTTCACCTCGGGGTGTGCGCCGCTCGCGAAGTCTCAGAAACTGCATCTGGTCGACCGGGGAACGCTCGCCGAGTGGGCGGGAGGTTCACGGCCGCTCTGGGAGCTGCTTCAGAGGCTGCCCCTGCCGGGGAAGCGGTCGGCGTTGTCCTGA
- a CDS encoding ferredoxin reductase, with protein sequence MPVLRASIGLAARLAEWGGGRVPMVAGRITSALASPLASPLAPDDYLGLIDPLLSARHPAGRVVAVRPECAGAATLEIRPGRGWAGHRAGQYLPVGVEIDGVRHWRTYSITSPPEAPGRTLTITVKEDPGGRVSPHLVHRTRPGTVLRLSPAQGEFTLPEDPLPPRMLMVTAGSGITPVAGMLRTLAGRRLSGPAPDVVLLHSAPGPDEFLFRAELAGLAARLPWLSVHARYTRTAGRLVPEHMGVLCPDWYDRETWACGPDGLLDALERHWAAAGAGERLRVERFRLTPVPAQGSNMPGGRVRFERSGVEADSSASVPLLETGETAGVAMPYGCRRGICFGCLAPLVHGRVRDLRTGELHGEPGELIQTCVNGAAGPLALAL encoded by the coding sequence ATGCCGGTTCTGCGCGCGTCGATCGGTCTCGCCGCGAGGCTCGCCGAGTGGGGCGGCGGCCGGGTGCCGATGGTGGCGGGCCGGATCACCAGTGCTCTCGCGAGCCCGCTTGCGAGTCCCCTCGCTCCGGACGACTACCTGGGCCTGATCGACCCGCTGCTGTCCGCCCGCCATCCCGCGGGCCGGGTGGTCGCCGTGCGGCCGGAGTGCGCCGGGGCGGCCACGCTGGAGATCCGTCCCGGGCGCGGCTGGGCGGGGCATCGGGCCGGGCAGTACCTGCCGGTGGGGGTGGAGATCGACGGCGTACGGCACTGGCGTACGTACTCGATCACCTCACCCCCCGAGGCGCCGGGCCGGACACTGACGATCACGGTCAAGGAGGATCCCGGTGGCCGGGTCTCCCCGCACCTCGTGCACCGGACGCGTCCCGGCACGGTGCTCCGACTCAGCCCCGCGCAGGGCGAGTTCACGCTGCCGGAGGATCCGCTGCCGCCGCGGATGCTGATGGTGACGGCGGGCAGCGGCATCACCCCGGTGGCGGGGATGCTGCGCACCCTCGCGGGCCGCCGCCTCTCCGGGCCCGCCCCCGACGTCGTACTTCTGCACAGCGCACCCGGCCCGGACGAGTTCCTCTTCCGTGCCGAACTGGCCGGGCTGGCAGCCCGGTTGCCCTGGCTGAGCGTCCACGCGCGGTACACCCGTACCGCAGGCCGGCTGGTCCCGGAGCACATGGGCGTGCTCTGTCCCGACTGGTACGACCGGGAGACCTGGGCCTGCGGTCCGGACGGACTGCTCGACGCACTGGAGCGGCACTGGGCGGCGGCAGGTGCCGGTGAGCGGCTGCGCGTGGAGCGTTTCCGGCTGACGCCCGTGCCGGCGCAGGGCTCAAACATGCCGGGCGGCCGGGTCCGGTTCGAGCGCAGTGGCGTCGAGGCCGACTCGTCCGCGTCGGTGCCTCTGCTGGAGACCGGGGAGACGGCGGGTGTGGCGATGCCGTACGGCTGCCGCCGGGGGATCTGCTTCGGCTGCCTCGCACCGCTGGTCCACGGCCGGGTCCGCGATCTGCGGACCGGTGAACTGCACGGTGAACCGGGCGAATTGATCCAGACCTGCGTCAATGGAGCGGCAGGTCCCCTCGCCCTCGCTCTCTAG
- a CDS encoding ANTAR domain-containing protein has translation MHQVTTPREERRLLRNVPPARDAALLAEVVELRATNEQLGRALASRAVIDQARGMVMVLAPCSSDRAWDLLVDVSQHCNIKLRDVAAALVATTKDQTLPQPIQRELCRALRRLRLANGR, from the coding sequence ATGCACCAGGTGACCACGCCCCGTGAGGAACGGCGACTGTTGAGGAACGTTCCTCCGGCGAGGGATGCGGCGTTGCTGGCCGAGGTCGTCGAACTACGCGCCACGAACGAGCAGTTGGGGCGGGCGCTGGCGAGCCGTGCGGTGATCGACCAGGCGCGCGGCATGGTGATGGTCCTGGCACCGTGTTCCAGCGACCGGGCCTGGGACCTGCTGGTGGACGTGTCGCAGCACTGCAACATCAAGCTCCGTGACGTGGCTGCGGCCCTGGTCGCCACGACGAAGGACCAGACGCTCCCGCAACCGATACAGCGGGAGCTGTGCCGAGCACTGCGGCGCCTCCGTCTGGCGAACGGGAGATGA